The following nucleotide sequence is from uncultured Draconibacterium sp..
AATGAATGAAAAAGTCGGACTTCGGTTTCCCGAATTCCGAAGTTATTTTATAAGTCGAATAATCTTTTTAAGTGTCGGTCGTAGATATTTTCTTCTACACAAGCGCCAACTACATCGGCATATTTCTCCAATAATCCGGTGTAACGTTCACCCATTTCGGCAGCAACTTTATAGCCAACATGAATTAACTGACGGAAGTTTGCATTATAATCGGCATGACCGGGAATATGACGCAAGGTATTTCCGAATTTTTCGCCCGTCCAGCCAGCAACCTCTTCTGCCGATGGGAGTTTCGAGTCATCAATATCAATAACATCGGCGTACGGACCACAAAGTTCTTCTTTACGATCGAGCGCTTTGGTGTAAATTTCTTTAGCTGCCGCTAATCCTTCGTCGCCGGAAATGGCTAAACCAATCACTTCTTCCAACCAGGTTGTTCCGGCTGTTTTTACGTGAATTCCCTTATCATACTTTTTAATGATATCGGCCATTATCGGGTAAATCGTAAATTTATCAGACCCCGAGTGAACACTGAGCTTCAGATCAGCCGGTAATCCAAATTCTTTTACCGCATAATCAATTACCAACACGTCCTGCTCAAATTCTTTGGCAAACTGTTCTACATCGCCCACATAATCAACCCCTTTATTAAAACGTCCGGTAAATTTCGGAGCAATAGTTTGCGCCGGAATATTTTCGTTGGCAATCATTTTTAAAATAAAAAACATGTCCACCGGAGTTTGCGGAGCCTCCACTTCGTCCATCGACACTTCAGTAACAAAGTTGCCTTTGCCTTTCACTGCTTCAATGTGTCGGTAAATTTTCCCGGCTTCTTTTACCGCAGCAAGGTATTTCGCGGCCACCTCTTCCAGTAATTCTCTGGTAATTTCAATCGGTTCCTCAATTCCAGGAAT
It contains:
- a CDS encoding tagaturonate epimerase family protein, with translation MQLGKYSFGVGDRFNHEGDAQLRALIKANKKGIAVTPVWNKSNREHDIVHSEPSGTRIEADAAVKALAWEDPYFVDADHINLGNVDRFIEPSNFFTLDVAMYIGTEASVEDVAAFKETCKLLGDEVTIPGIEEPIEITRELLEEVAAKYLAAVKEAGKIYRHIEAVKGKGNFVTEVSMDEVEAPQTPVDMFFILKMIANENIPAQTIAPKFTGRFNKGVDYVGDVEQFAKEFEQDVLVIDYAVKEFGLPADLKLSVHSGSDKFTIYPIMADIIKKYDKGIHVKTAGTTWLEEVIGLAISGDEGLAAAKEIYTKALDRKEELCGPYADVIDIDDSKLPSAEEVAGWTGEKFGNTLRHIPGHADYNANFRQLIHVGYKVAAEMGERYTGLLEKYADVVGACVEENIYDRHLKRLFDL